In the genome of Massilibacillus massiliensis, one region contains:
- a CDS encoding hemagglutinin repeat-containing protein, with amino-acid sequence MARPTARKPKWQKIISWITLLSFTLQPSFAAAQVVADTNAAAKNRPAIEQAQNGTTVVQIATPSAAGISRNLYQQFDIDKKGLILNNAFGMSKTELAGYIMGNNNLKNGAARIILNEVTGTNISQLQGYLEIAGQKADVIIANPNGIMGNGFGFINTGRAVLTTGVPIFGGSGSLEAFRVTNGTIAIEGNGIDATRTDKVDLISRALTVNAGIWAKDLNVVTGANQVNAATLTANPLQEEQQKPQVAIDVSNLGGMYAGKIKLVGTEKGVGVNSKGTLSASSGNLSLNNEGQISLSGTVSTAGDLHIDTKDAIVNKATIYAKQNANLQAANQIENQATIAAGNTLELTANQIHSNGTLAAGIQQDGTWGQNGNLQLNAKDNIQTNGKVLAKTNLQITANQLNLQDTTLYADQAIHLKALDGDINSQNSQIGSEGNVQLTATGAINNQNGKISADNTLTLQAQSIENQAGTLKSNGSLELSAKDTLQNQTGQIEANQTKITAKRLDNQQGRIANLAETELTLEIADELDNTNGNIGSNGTIDLKTRNLQNNNGQLIAKDTITMMVEDTIDNTKGKIISNSDLNLTAEKINNQNQGNIVAKQNTTLNIREELQNNTGIILAEQDLNMIQETGTIANNQGIVQAGNNLTLQAENADIAGGEFSANGDVTVKANNLIADKLIAGKDLMMKAEQDLTINQLAQATKNMTANAKGKITNAGNMIALEGMQLHSKSLENTEKAAIKSGKKLELEQKDISNQGTLFGEEETKITAEGNIDNTKGKIISNGALNLTAEKLTNQNGGNIVAKQNATLYVVEELKNDNGIILADKDLSINQTTGTITNNQGVIQAGNDLTVQVEASDVIGGEFSANGAVVVEANNLTADKLIAGKDLTLTAQQDIKINQLAQATKNLTAKAKGKISNAGNMTALEGLQLDSDRLENAADAAIKSGGKLELEQKDIHNQGILFGDESAKITAEGNIDNSKGKIISNGDLNLTAKQLTNQDGNLVAKQNATLHVGEELKNDSGIIIAEQNLNISQQAGTITNQQGIMQAGNDLTMQTENTDVTGGEFSANGNVTVKANNLTADKLIAGKDLSLKAEQDIKINQLAQATKNLTANAKGKITNAGNIIALEGMQLDSDSLENAADAAIKSGEKLELQQKEINNQGTIFSKDDLTLEAQEQLLSTGTIAGEKDVDLTGRNITSTGTLIAGLKTDGNLGDSGNITIAAEKTLTATGKNIAGKHLTLQGDTVILTGAESYAGQNAEIIARTGNIDNSKGNLSAGDTITLNAKNTLINDQGVTKANKLQLNANNIQNQSGTLLQYGQSDLAIYTETLDNTNGQIATNSENLSIEVKKLDNSQGQIQHAGNGIFTLAADKTLNNTKGKIIGNQVLKLKSQTIENTQGTISAKDQLNVQADKLSNKSGTIVSNETVDLRAKTLDNTSGKLFSQKDLQITSESTLNNTSGEMAAGQNLTLELKTADFINNKGTAEAGQNFEMQAKSLQGTQGKIAAQENVVIDANKVTDAGSISTGKNLTLKVAGNFTNGKDGSWKIAKDFTLNAGGTLTNAGTIEASGNLNLHGQNVENAAGGTLTANETLTITANNEVKNSGSLFGKDITIDADKIANESETAAIAATNSVNLYVKDAITNSDGALIYSMGDINIAGSEEKNADGNYKTRAKTLTNQSANIEADQDIVIYADYMVNKKSMFEVEEKVISSEDKVVSDRGVDMDYFDGIHIWWEEESVYNQTVLETTIIQNSSEAKIIAQKNVFIQADVAKNEYSSILAGKKLNTQINILNNIGLDGNRITTRSGVEKFRTSVIHKNNYSDWDVSPIYEQTIEDLFTMPAIFGGGKEVNIQGTQVNNTVGSTYHGADIKKKMNEVDQNPKSVIRNEEETSLNPNLNGTSGFDIKKKADLVGTQPKIIVENEAETIPHEDSHFKESVNKLDDSADYSDRNNITLLLPSSGHVDTVTMPQTNNGGGIILPKNGLYNIKPDPTAKYLVETNAKFTNLKTFISSDYLLDKIGHDPAKTMKRLGDGFYEQKLVRDQITELTGRSYLDGNDSVESQYQTLLQNAANNADDLNLNVGIALTAEQQAALTQDIVWLVEQEVSGQKVLVPVVYLSALHAGDLKPDGAIITADRVNINVSGDVHNTSTIQADEAISIHADNVRNIGGTLDSGNLMQITAEQDILNLSGNISGTDITLRAGNNITSETYQQNYEHQVTGGMHQVSNIGKSADISAEHGLTAIAGQDMNLIKSNLNAGTDMQLDAKNINLGVVAKIDSAKFDNNQQIQESILYGSMLKAGERLNVTAKNDLNMQAAELKSGKDMSIQAGHDLRLDVAEDTQTYFYTAKHFFDKRINQISSLESGGSINLTAGTDMDMQAAEIKADKDISLQAGGNLQLTAVANTMDAVDDYDSYNFQKKNRVKNQRTQINAKNNLSIISNGDMNLTGVQATGDRITATSGGNMSLGHVKDVDASDIGKGYSSNYNRNMHYDETNVGTDISASKEISMQADGDITFTGSSAVSQQGKVELSAGKDITLDSVTEKHESLKESKTSKSGFLSKKTTFKRDYSLTNEVVGSMISGDSVQMNAGNDITLKASSVVGTNDVTLKAGSDINLETVDETGASEHYSYTKKSGLFSGGGFGFTIGSKSEKSTLKEQILARIGSTIGSIDGNVTLEAGNAINGQGATLIGGKDISLKGKEINLDNSLDLYDSQYKYEFKQSGLSVSLGGVVLDTAFKTADEVKRSGEVQDDRLKTLYAYKAVEDLQKVKDELAKNGGKPSIGVNISIGSTKTSVEQITHIETVNPSNVTAGGNVNIQATEKDINLKGTNITAGEDITLKAKQDINIDAAQNKQQIDTKTSSSSWSVGGTIGSGAFANFSKGSGKENQNAVTHTGSTIDAKDTLNLESGNDTNITGSKVEGDKVEVKTEGDLNIASLQDTDDYNFSNKNIGGGFGTGKASGTHGSIGKGKTDSTYQSVTDQAGIYAGQEGFDIEVGKNTDLKGAVISSEAEAVKNALTTGTLTFTNLENRAEYTAKSSGVNYNAGRDANGNEIAQKDKGFTPAPSVTANGDASSTTKSAIAPGTIEIRNNPNQDLSGLSRNTEQALNALGKIFDKKKIEEQQELAGLFGELAFKAIGDLGLKEGSPEKIALDSFAGGIMAKLGGGDFASGAAGAGINQLVMNELKNIKDPAVMQWASALVGSIAAKIVGGDSNTGASTAVSETKNNWLGHEQYDFAEELAAALESKDEGYMKAVLAKYYAMSNYNSQNQLTGEGDDERITESLYPLLDCLISKENKDWLKGGLNYALGKIINTDPEMVDRANYYRNQLEQSQSSGSQDTVDYQKVAEGVFDFGTGTATAVAGATTVLSTSELAAIGGTYLFLDGTNTVNSGIRSIMTGISGDDYDANFEREFFEKVYKNGGGMIYDLSQYGMGGKALVKDGVAYIMKKGSHVITVIDSISFTKALKDLVNNEAHIKEPEKNEANN; translated from the coding sequence ATGGCAAGACCAACCGCAAGGAAGCCAAAATGGCAAAAAATCATCAGCTGGATTACGCTCTTAAGCTTCACGCTTCAGCCATCTTTTGCTGCAGCGCAAGTAGTCGCTGACACAAATGCAGCCGCAAAAAACCGTCCCGCAATTGAACAAGCACAAAACGGCACAACCGTCGTACAAATCGCAACACCCTCAGCAGCCGGCATATCAAGAAACCTCTACCAACAATTTGACATAGATAAAAAAGGCCTCATCCTAAACAATGCCTTCGGCATGTCAAAAACAGAACTCGCAGGCTATATCATGGGAAACAACAACCTAAAAAACGGCGCAGCCCGTATCATTCTAAATGAAGTTACCGGCACCAATATCAGTCAGCTCCAAGGCTACTTAGAAATCGCCGGACAAAAAGCAGACGTCATTATCGCCAACCCCAATGGCATCATGGGCAATGGCTTTGGCTTTATCAACACAGGACGCGCCGTACTCACAACCGGCGTACCCATCTTCGGCGGCAGCGGCAGTTTAGAAGCCTTTCGCGTAACAAACGGAACAATTGCCATAGAAGGCAACGGAATAGACGCCACAAGAACTGACAAAGTAGACCTCATCAGCCGTGCCCTCACCGTAAACGCCGGCATCTGGGCCAAAGACCTAAACGTAGTTACCGGAGCAAACCAAGTAAATGCAGCCACCCTAACCGCGAATCCTTTACAAGAAGAACAACAAAAACCCCAAGTTGCAATTGACGTCAGCAACTTAGGCGGCATGTACGCCGGCAAGATCAAATTAGTCGGCACCGAAAAAGGCGTCGGCGTCAACAGCAAAGGCACCCTCTCCGCCAGCAGCGGGAATCTGAGTCTAAACAATGAAGGACAAATCAGTCTCAGTGGAACCGTATCAACAGCCGGCGATCTTCATATTGACACCAAAGACGCTATTGTAAACAAAGCAACAATCTATGCAAAACAAAACGCGAACCTCCAAGCTGCAAACCAAATCGAAAACCAAGCCACAATAGCCGCAGGCAACACACTCGAACTAACAGCAAACCAAATCCATTCAAACGGCACCTTAGCCGCAGGCATCCAACAAGACGGAACCTGGGGACAAAACGGAAACCTCCAACTAAATGCAAAAGACAATATACAAACCAACGGAAAAGTCCTAGCAAAAACAAATCTACAAATCACCGCCAACCAACTTAACCTACAAGATACTACACTATATGCCGACCAAGCCATTCACCTAAAAGCACTAGACGGTGATATTAACAGCCAAAACAGCCAAATCGGCAGTGAAGGAAACGTACAACTTACCGCAACAGGTGCCATCAACAATCAAAACGGAAAAATAAGTGCCGACAATACACTCACCCTACAAGCACAATCCATAGAAAATCAAGCTGGAACTTTAAAAAGCAACGGCAGCTTAGAACTTTCAGCAAAAGATACACTACAAAATCAAACCGGACAAATCGAAGCAAATCAAACCAAGATCACTGCCAAAAGGCTAGACAATCAACAAGGACGCATTGCCAATCTAGCTGAAACAGAACTTACGTTAGAAATAGCCGACGAACTAGATAACACAAATGGCAACATTGGCAGCAATGGAACAATTGATCTCAAAACCAGAAACCTACAAAATAACAATGGACAACTCATTGCAAAAGATACGATCACAATGATGGTAGAAGATACAATTGACAATACAAAAGGCAAAATCATCAGCAACAGCGATCTAAACCTAACTGCAGAAAAGATAAACAATCAAAATCAAGGAAACATCGTAGCCAAACAAAATACAACGCTAAATATCAGAGAAGAACTGCAAAATAATACTGGAATTATTCTAGCAGAACAAGACTTAAATATGATACAAGAAACTGGCACAATAGCCAACAATCAAGGAATTGTACAAGCCGGTAACAACTTAACCTTACAAGCAGAGAATGCCGATATAGCTGGCGGAGAATTCTCTGCCAACGGAGATGTAACAGTAAAAGCAAACAATCTTATTGCAGACAAACTAATCGCCGGGAAAGATCTAATGATGAAAGCAGAGCAAGATCTTACAATCAACCAATTAGCCCAAGCGACAAAGAATATGACTGCAAATGCTAAAGGTAAAATAACCAACGCAGGGAATATGATTGCGTTAGAAGGCATGCAACTACATAGCAAAAGCTTAGAAAATACAGAAAAAGCCGCAATAAAAAGTGGCAAAAAACTAGAGCTCGAGCAAAAAGATATCAGTAACCAAGGCACCCTGTTTGGAGAAGAAGAAACAAAAATCACTGCGGAAGGTAATATTGACAATACCAAAGGTAAAATTATTAGTAACGGTGCTCTAAACTTAACCGCAGAAAAACTTACCAATCAAAACGGTGGTAACATTGTTGCCAAGCAAAATGCAACGCTATATGTCGTAGAAGAGCTGAAAAATGACAATGGGATCATCCTTGCAGATAAAGATTTAAGCATTAACCAGACAACAGGAACAATAACGAACAATCAAGGTGTTATACAAGCTGGCAATGACTTAACTGTACAAGTAGAAGCCTCCGATGTAATCGGTGGAGAATTCTCAGCCAACGGAGCTGTAGTAGTAGAAGCAAACAACCTTACTGCAGATAAACTAATCGCAGGGAAAGACCTAACACTTACAGCACAGCAAGATATTAAAATTAATCAGTTGGCGCAGGCAACGAAAAATCTAACTGCAAAGGCGAAAGGTAAAATAAGCAACGCAGGGAATATGACTGCGTTAGAAGGACTGCAATTAGATAGTGATCGTCTAGAAAATGCAGCTGATGCAGCGATAAAGAGCGGTGGGAAATTAGAGCTAGAGCAAAAAGATATTCATAACCAAGGTATCCTATTTGGAGACGAATCAGCAAAAATCACTGCAGAAGGTAATATTGACAATAGCAAAGGGAAGATCATCAGTAACGGAGATCTAAACTTAACAGCAAAACAACTTACGAATCAAGACGGTAACCTTGTTGCTAAGCAGAATGCAACGCTACATGTTGGAGAAGAACTAAAAAATGACAGTGGGATCATTATAGCAGAGCAAAATTTAAACATTAGCCAACAAGCAGGCACAATCACGAATCAGCAAGGAATTATGCAAGCCGGCAACGATTTAACTATGCAAACAGAAAACACAGATGTAACCGGCGGAGAATTTTCAGCTAATGGAAATGTAACAGTAAAAGCAAATAATCTTACCGCAGATAAATTGATCGCAGGGAAAGATTTGTCTCTAAAAGCAGAGCAAGATATAAAGATCAACCAATTGGCACAAGCAACGAAAAATCTAACTGCAAATGCTAAAGGTAAAATAACCAACGCAGGGAATATAATTGCGCTGGAAGGAATGCAATTAGATAGTGATAGTTTAGAAAATGCAGCTGATGCTGCAATAAAGAGCGGCGAAAAACTAGAACTTCAGCAAAAAGAGATAAACAATCAAGGTACCATCTTTAGTAAAGATGATTTAACCCTTGAAGCACAGGAACAATTGCTATCGACTGGCACAATCGCTGGGGAAAAAGACGTTGACCTTACAGGAAGAAATATTACCTCCACAGGAACTTTGATCGCAGGTCTTAAAACAGACGGTAATCTAGGAGACTCTGGAAATATAACCATTGCAGCAGAAAAAACACTAACGGCAACTGGAAAAAACATAGCAGGAAAACATCTTACGTTGCAGGGCGATACAGTTATCTTGACTGGCGCAGAGTCTTATGCCGGGCAAAATGCAGAAATAATTGCCCGCACAGGTAATATTGACAATAGTAAAGGGAACTTAAGTGCAGGAGATACCATTACCCTTAATGCAAAAAATACCCTCATCAACGATCAAGGGGTAACAAAGGCAAATAAACTGCAGCTTAACGCAAACAATATTCAAAATCAAAGTGGGACTTTACTGCAATATGGGCAAAGTGACCTTGCAATATATACAGAAACTTTAGATAATACCAATGGACAAATTGCCACCAACAGTGAAAACCTGTCCATCGAAGTAAAGAAACTAGATAATAGTCAAGGACAAATCCAACATGCCGGCAATGGTATATTTACGCTTGCGGCAGACAAAACATTAAACAATACCAAAGGAAAAATCATTGGCAACCAAGTACTAAAGCTAAAGAGTCAAACAATAGAAAATACCCAAGGTACAATCTCAGCCAAAGATCAGCTAAATGTGCAGGCAGACAAACTAAGCAACAAATCAGGCACTATCGTTAGCAATGAAACTGTCGATCTGAGAGCAAAAACACTAGATAATACCAGTGGAAAGCTATTTAGTCAAAAAGACCTTCAAATTACATCCGAAAGCACCCTCAATAATACCAGTGGAGAAATGGCAGCCGGACAGAATTTAACGCTAGAACTGAAAACAGCTGATTTTATCAATAACAAAGGAACAGCTGAAGCCGGACAAAATTTTGAAATGCAGGCTAAATCTCTGCAAGGAACCCAAGGAAAAATAGCAGCACAAGAAAATGTAGTAATAGATGCTAACAAAGTAACCGATGCAGGCAGCATCAGCACCGGTAAAAACCTAACCCTAAAAGTGGCTGGAAATTTCACCAATGGCAAAGATGGCAGCTGGAAAATTGCAAAAGATTTTACCCTAAATGCTGGCGGTACTTTGACCAATGCTGGAACGATAGAAGCTAGCGGTAACTTAAATCTGCATGGACAAAACGTAGAAAATGCAGCCGGAGGAACGCTGACAGCCAATGAAACCTTGACAATTACGGCAAATAATGAAGTTAAAAACAGCGGCAGCCTCTTTGGGAAAGATATAACAATAGACGCAGATAAAATTGCCAATGAAAGTGAAACCGCTGCAATCGCCGCGACAAACAGCGTAAATCTCTATGTTAAGGATGCTATCACCAACAGCGATGGTGCACTGATCTATAGTATGGGAGATATTAATATTGCTGGTAGTGAAGAAAAGAATGCAGATGGTAACTACAAAACAAGAGCGAAAACACTGACGAATCAGTCGGCGAACATTGAAGCGGATCAAGATATTGTGATTTATGCTGATTATATGGTAAATAAAAAGAGCATGTTTGAAGTTGAAGAGAAGGTGATTTCCAGTGAAGATAAAGTGGTATCTGATCGAGGAGTCGATATGGATTATTTTGATGGTATACATATTTGGTGGGAGGAGGAATCTGTATATAATCAGACAGTTTTAGAAACAACAATTATTCAAAATTCTTCAGAAGCAAAAATTATTGCACAGAAAAATGTTTTCATACAGGCAGATGTAGCAAAAAATGAGTATAGTAGTATTTTGGCCGGAAAAAAGCTTAATACACAGATAAATATATTAAATAATATTGGTTTAGATGGCAATCGTATCACTACACGAAGTGGAGTGGAAAAATTTCGTACGAGTGTTATTCACAAGAATAATTATTCGGATTGGGATGTAAGTCCCATTTACGAACAAACAATAGAAGATCTATTTACAATGCCAGCCATTTTTGGCGGTGGAAAAGAAGTCAACATCCAAGGGACACAAGTCAATAATACGGTCGGCAGTACATATCATGGTGCTGATATAAAGAAAAAAATGAATGAAGTGGATCAAAATCCAAAGAGTGTCATACGAAACGAAGAAGAAACTTCGCTCAATCCTAATCTAAATGGAACTTCTGGCTTTGATATAAAGAAAAAAGCGGATTTAGTAGGAACGCAGCCAAAGATTATCGTAGAAAATGAAGCGGAGACTATACCTCATGAAGATAGTCACTTTAAAGAAAGTGTAAATAAATTAGATGATAGTGCAGACTATAGTGACAGGAATAATATAACATTGCTATTACCCTCTTCTGGGCATGTAGATACGGTTACAATGCCGCAGACGAATAACGGAGGGGGAATCATTCTACCGAAAAATGGGCTGTATAACATAAAACCAGACCCGACAGCAAAATATCTTGTAGAAACAAACGCCAAATTTACAAATTTAAAAACCTTTATTTCCAGTGATTATCTACTAGACAAAATTGGGCATGATCCAGCGAAGACGATGAAACGTCTGGGAGACGGATTTTATGAACAAAAGCTGGTACGGGACCAAATTACGGAATTAACTGGCAGGTCTTATCTAGATGGCAATGATAGTGTTGAAAGCCAGTATCAAACTTTATTGCAAAATGCAGCAAATAATGCCGATGACCTTAACCTGAATGTTGGTATAGCATTAACTGCCGAGCAACAGGCTGCCTTAACCCAAGACATTGTATGGTTAGTCGAACAGGAAGTCTCTGGACAGAAAGTCCTTGTTCCTGTCGTCTATCTCTCCGCTTTACACGCGGGTGATCTAAAACCAGATGGGGCGATTATCACTGCAGATCGTGTGAATATCAATGTTTCGGGTGATGTGCATAATACCAGTACCATCCAAGCAGATGAGGCTATTAGTATACATGCTGATAATGTTCGAAACATTGGTGGTACATTGGACAGCGGAAACCTTATGCAAATTACCGCAGAGCAAGATATTTTAAATTTAAGTGGGAATATAAGTGGTACAGATATTACCTTACGGGCTGGTAACAATATTACGAGTGAGACTTATCAACAAAATTATGAACACCAAGTGACGGGGGGAATGCATCAGGTCTCTAATATCGGTAAAAGTGCTGATATTAGTGCAGAGCATGGACTCACAGCGATTGCCGGACAAGATATGAATTTGATAAAAAGCAATTTGAATGCGGGAACCGATATGCAATTAGATGCTAAAAACATAAATCTGGGTGTTGTTGCAAAGATAGACAGTGCAAAATTTGATAACAATCAGCAAATTCAGGAGAGTATATTATATGGCTCTATGCTTAAAGCTGGAGAGCGCCTCAATGTAACCGCGAAAAACGATCTAAATATGCAGGCTGCTGAATTAAAGTCAGGCAAGGATATGAGCATACAAGCGGGGCATGATTTGAGACTTGACGTTGCAGAAGATACGCAAACGTATTTTTATACAGCTAAACATTTCTTTGATAAGCGGATCAATCAGATAAGTAGTTTAGAGTCTGGTGGTAGTATCAACTTAACAGCTGGGACTGATATGGATATGCAGGCGGCGGAAATAAAAGCGGACAAAGATATTAGTTTGCAGGCAGGCGGTAATTTGCAACTTACTGCTGTAGCCAATACAATGGATGCTGTAGACGATTATGACTCCTATAATTTCCAGAAAAAAAATAGAGTAAAAAACCAGAGAACTCAAATCAATGCAAAAAATAATCTATCCATAATTTCAAATGGGGATATGAATTTAACTGGTGTGCAAGCTACGGGAGATCGTATAACTGCTACAAGCGGTGGAAATATGTCACTAGGTCATGTCAAAGATGTGGATGCCTCTGATATCGGCAAAGGATATAGCAGTAACTACAATCGAAATATGCACTATGATGAAACGAATGTAGGTACAGATATATCTGCAAGTAAAGAGATTTCGATGCAAGCTGATGGGGATATCACCTTTACCGGAAGTTCAGCTGTTAGCCAACAAGGAAAAGTAGAACTAAGCGCAGGGAAAGACATTACCCTAGATAGTGTTACAGAAAAACATGAATCTCTGAAAGAATCAAAGACAAGTAAATCAGGCTTTTTATCTAAGAAAACCACATTCAAACGAGACTATTCCCTCACCAACGAAGTTGTTGGTAGTATGATCTCCGGTGACTCTGTACAAATGAACGCCGGAAACGACATAACACTCAAGGCCAGCAGTGTAGTTGGCACAAATGATGTCACCTTAAAAGCCGGCAGCGATATCAACCTCGAAACTGTCGACGAAACCGGTGCATCCGAGCACTACTCCTACACCAAAAAATCCGGTCTTTTCAGCGGTGGCGGTTTTGGTTTCACCATCGGCAGTAAAAGTGAAAAATCCACACTCAAAGAACAAATTCTAGCGCGTATTGGCAGCACCATCGGTTCCATTGACGGCAACGTAACTCTAGAAGCCGGCAATGCAATCAATGGACAAGGTGCAACCCTCATCGGTGGCAAAGACATTTCCCTTAAAGGGAAAGAAATCAACCTCGACAACTCTCTAGACCTCTACGATAGCCAGTACAAATATGAATTCAAACAAAGCGGTCTAAGCGTATCCCTAGGCGGAGTTGTTCTGGATACCGCCTTTAAAACGGCGGATGAAGTCAAACGCTCCGGTGAAGTACAAGACGACCGATTAAAAACACTCTACGCCTACAAAGCGGTTGAAGACCTGCAAAAGGTCAAAGATGAACTCGCTAAAAATGGCGGCAAACCATCCATCGGCGTAAACATCAGCATAGGCAGCACGAAAACAAGCGTAGAACAAATCACCCATATAGAAACCGTAAACCCTTCCAATGTAACAGCAGGCGGAAATGTTAATATCCAAGCGACAGAAAAAGATATCAACCTAAAAGGAACTAACATCACAGCCGGAGAAGATATTACCCTCAAAGCAAAACAAGACATTAACATCGATGCAGCACAAAACAAACAACAAATCGACACAAAAACAAGCTCCTCTTCCTGGTCAGTCGGAGGAACCATAGGATCAGGCGCCTTTGCAAACTTCAGTAAAGGAAGCGGTAAAGAAAATCAAAACGCCGTAACCCACACAGGAAGTACAATAGATGCAAAAGACACCCTAAACCTAGAATCCGGCAATGACACCAATATAACCGGTTCCAAAGTCGAAGGAGACAAAGTCGAAGTTAAAACCGAAGGTGACCTAAATATCGCCAGCCTGCAAGACACAGACGACTACAATTTCAGCAATAAAAACATAGGCGGCGGTTTCGGCACTGGAAAAGCAAGCGGCACGCATGGATCAATCGGTAAAGGAAAAACCGATTCCACCTACCAAAGTGTAACCGATCAAGCAGGAATCTACGCAGGACAAGAAGGCTTCGATATCGAAGTAGGCAAAAACACCGACCTAAAAGGTGCGGTTATCTCCAGTGAAGCAGAAGCAGTAAAAAATGCGCTCACCACAGGAACATTAACCTTCACCAACCTTGAAAACAGAGCAGAATATACAGCAAAAAGTAGTGGTGTAAATTACAATGCAGGCAGAGATGCAAACGGCAATGAAATTGCACAAAAAGATAAAGGCTTCACTCCAGCCCCAAGTGTTACAGCAAATGGCGATGCATCAAGCACAACAAAATCGGCAATAGCACCAGGTACGATTGAAATACGAAACAATCCAAATCAAGATTTAAGTGGACTAAGCCGAAACACAGAACAAGCCTTAAACGCACTAGGTAAGATATTTGACAAGAAAAAAATAGAAGAACAACAAGAATTAGCCGGATTGTTTGGCGAATTAGCATTTAAAGCAATCGGCGACTTAGGATTAAAAGAAGGCAGTCCAGAAAAAATTGCATTAGATAGCTTTGCCGGAGGAATAATGGCGAAACTTGGTGGTGGAGACTTTGCATCAGGAGCCGCCGGAGCAGGAATCAATCAGCTCGTCATGAATGAACTGAAAAACATAAAAGACCCAGCAGTTATGCAATGGGCAAGTGCACTTGTTGGATCCATCGCAGCAAAAATTGTAGGTGGAGATAGTAATACTGGAGCAAGCACGGCAGTTAGTGAGACAAAAAATAATTGGTTAGGACATGAACAATATGACTTTGCAGAAGAATTAGCAGCTGCATTAGAAAGTAAAGATGAAGGCTATATGAAGGCCGTTCTCGCAAAATATTATGCTATGAGTAATTATAATAGTCAGAATCAGTTAACTGGTGAAGGTGACGATGAAAGAATCACTGAAAGTTTGTATCCTTTGCTAGATTGTTTAATTAGTAAGGAGAATAAAGACTGGTTAAAAGGTGGTTTAAACTACGCGTTAGGTAAAATAATCAATACCGATCCAGAAATGGTTGATAGGGCGAATTACTATAGAAATCAATTAGAACAAAGCCAATCATCTGGAAGTCAAGATACCGTTGACTATCAAAAAGTGGCAGAAGGTGTTTTTGATTTTGGGACTGGAACTGCAACAGCGGTTGCTGGTGCAACAACTGTTCTGTCAACTAGTGAACTTGCTGCTATTGGAGGGACATATTTGTTTTTAGATGGAACGAATACGGTTAATAGTGGTATACGGAGTATTATGACAGGAATTAGTGGTGATGATTATGATGCTAATTTTGAAAGAGAGTTCTTTGAAAAGGTTTATAAAAATGGGGGTGGAATGATATATGATTTATCGCAATATGGAATGGGCGGGAAAGCACTTGTAAAAGATGGCGTAGCTTATATTATGAAAAAAGGATCTCACGTTATTACGGTAATCGATAGCATTAGCTTTACTAAAGCTTTAAAAGATCTGGTGAATAATGAAGCTCATATAAAGGAGCCTGAAAAAAATGAGGCAAATAATTGA